One Owenweeksia hongkongensis DSM 17368 genomic region harbors:
- a CDS encoding endonuclease domain-containing protein, whose amino-acid sequence MPLHNRKYLKKYRRDLRSNLTISEARLWKALKGSQLDGRKFRRQHSIANYIVDFYCPSEKLVIEVDGGYHRNESVQIADAKRDAYLNSIGIKVLRVLNESVRSQLGMVLEAIRAEFSTTPAPPQRRGDGL is encoded by the coding sequence ATGCCTCTCCACAACCGAAAATATCTCAAGAAATATAGACGTGATTTACGATCCAATCTCACAATTTCAGAAGCACGTTTATGGAAAGCTTTAAAAGGTTCACAGCTCGATGGGCGTAAATTCAGGCGTCAGCATAGCATTGCTAATTACATTGTCGATTTTTATTGTCCTTCCGAAAAGCTCGTAATAGAAGTGGATGGCGGTTATCACCGAAACGAGTCTGTACAGATTGCTGATGCTAAGCGAGATGCCTATTTGAATAGTATTGGAATTAAGGTTTTGCGAGTGCTCAATGAGTCAGTTCGATCCCAGCTTGGGATGGTACTTGAGGCAATTCGCGCGGAGTTTAGTACCACCCCAGCCCCTCCTCAAAGGAGGGGAGATGGCCTGTGA